The Camelus bactrianus isolate YW-2024 breed Bactrian camel chromosome 11, ASM4877302v1, whole genome shotgun sequence genomic interval TGCTGCATATTGAGGGCCAGGCCTACATGCAGGGCAGTTTATTCACATGATCTTGTTTCCATGAGATGGGCATGtctctgcccattttacagaagaggaaatgaaggCCATGAGGTGCAGTCACTTGCCCTTGCAGTCGGTGCTCTCTTCCCTAAAGGCCCTGACACAGAGTGTGCTTTAGGGGGTTGGACAAGCTCAGGAGGCCGAAGGGCAATGCCTGGCTGACTCTCTCTGCAGGCCCTGGGCTGGTCCTTCGTGCTGCTGACCACACTGCTGGCGTTCATTGTGCGCTCTGTGCGGCCCTGTTTCACTCAGGCCGCCTTCCTCAAAAGCAAGTACTGGTCCCACTACATCGACATCGAGCGCAAGCTCTTCGACGAGACGTGCACGGAGCACGCCAAGGCCTTTGCCAAGGTCTGTATCCAGCAGTTCTTCGAGGCCATGAACCATGACCTGGAGCTGGGTCACACCGACGGGGCCCTGGCCACAGCCCCTGCTAGCTCAGCTGCTCCCCCTGTCACAGACATCGGTGCCGACGAGGAGAGGGAGAAGCTGCGCGGCATCACCGATCAAGGCACCATGAACAGGCTGCTCACGAGCTGGCACAAGTGCAAGCCGCCCCTGCAGCTGGGCCAGGAGGAGCCGCCGGTGGGCAACggctgggctgggggcgggcCTCGGCCTTTACGCAAGGAGGTGGCCACCTACTTCAGCAAAGTGTGAGCCATGGCCAGGTTAAGAGGCAGAAATGGGGGCCTGAGCCCACAGCATCTCAGACCCCCAAgccaaatggaaaaatgaaagctGTAGGTGCTGGCAGCAGGCCCCAGAGCACAGCCACGTGCCCAGGCTTCCACCTGCCCACCTGAGGCAGGAAGCTTGGAGCTGGAAGGGAACCTCACTCCTCCAGCTTTGACATCATCCTGGATGGCCCTGGGGCAGCAGGGCCATGAGCAGTATGAGTCTGAAGGGTTTAGAACTGGCTTGGTGGGGACGAGCTCCCACCTGCCCGGCCCTGCCCAGCCCACTCCACCCACTGGTTCACTATCTCCTCTCAGGTCCTATGAGCATCCTGGCCCCAGCATCCACGTATCTGTGTTTTTCTCGGATCTCTGTTTCCTTATGCTCAAGGCTCAGGGAGCAAGAGTGTGTCCAGCCATCTCATGAAGTAGGAATCCTCTGATTTTGGCCCATCTCCTGAGTGAGGCTGAACCAGCCAAGGTGGGCCATAAAGACGTGACCCAGAGCCTCACCTGGTGGGACACATCTGGGGTGACAGGTGATAAGACAAGACGCCAGAAGCTAGGCCCACTCAGGAGAAGCCAGAGTGTGGCTCACCATGGAGGTCATCAAGGTGGACTGCACATTTATTTAGCACTGGGCATGAAGGGCCTCCTGTCTTAGTCATTTGAGTTACTATAACAAAATGTCGCAGGctgggtggtttataaacaacaaaaagttctctctcacagttctggagacgaAGTCCAAGATCACGGCCCCGCCAAGGTCAGGTTCTGATGGAGGCCCTTTCTGGTTCGAAGCTggcaccttctcactgtgtcctcacctggtggAAGAGGCTAGGGAGGTCTCTGAGGCCTCTTTTATAAGGCTTGAAGCCCATGCCTTtggcacctcccaaaggccctgctCCTTAATACCACCACCTTCGGGGGTTAAGATTCAACATACAGCTTTTAGAGGGACATATTCAGGTCCTAGCGCATCCTATGGAGGGGTCCTTGGAGACACCGCGACACCTTCCTCACATCCAGGTCTCAGAGGGAAATCAGACCATTCCCAGAGCCTGAGCATTTAGAAGAAGAAGCTGATGTCTTCCCATTTTCTCAGAACCCCTGTGCTTTTAGAGGGGCCCTTTTAGAGGGGCCTCTAAAAGCTGAGAGGCTCTGCCCTGAGGTTGGAATGAGGGTGGACAGGTGGGAGGGGAGCTGTCTAGAGTGGAAACAGCTCAGACTCCAGAGTTAGAAAGAACTGGGCCAAATAAACTGTGTCCCTTGGGCCACTTGTTTCatttcctgtgcctcagtttcctcatatgtataATGGGCATGAGGCacctacctcatggggttgtgTGAGCATTTGATGGGTGAAGCGTGTAAAGCACATGGCACGTGGTAGGCACTCAGTACCTGGCGGATAATGTGCATGTTGATTTCCGAACCTAAGGGCTTACCCTccacctccccctggacataagGGGAGGGGACATAAGGAACTGGAGCTACCCTGGTCAGGGGGAGGCTGAAGGCCAAGGAGATGGGGTTCTTGCCTTTCCCCAGACACTCACCTAAGAACTCATATTGATCTTGATCCTTACAACACTGTGTTAATAATTTCCATTCTTCTTTGGGCATCCTTCCCTCTATTTCCACTTCTGAGACCCAGTCTCCCTCCCTTTAATTATTTGGGCAGAGGGCAAGCCTTCGAAGCCAAGGGGGCTGGAGGGCTCCTCCAGGAGTGGGACTTGCTCTAGGGGAGGATTCAGATAAGTCAAGACCAGGGGTGTGTTGGGGCGGAGGGGCTGTTTTCAGTGGGAAAAGCCAGCCTAGACACATTGGGAGGTACAAAATGTGGAGGAAAGAGTAAAGCTTTgggtcaggcagacctgggttcaaatattAAAGCCGTAGGACCCAGGGCAAATCAACAAATCCCTCTAAACCGCAGTGTGTCTATCTGTAAAAAGGACGTTAAAAAGATCTGCTTTTCAGGATTATAGTGAAGTTAAAGGAGGATAACTTTTGAGAAGGAATCTGGAGCTGCATGCGTTTGGCATATGGCAagctatgaaaaaataaacaccagtccttttcccttcattcatgcAAGCGGACAAGCCCAGCTCAGGGAGGCCAGCACGTCACTCAGCAGTTCCATGGTCACAGACCATAAGCACTGCAGAGCAGACAGGGGTCCGGGGTCTCTCCCTTGATCCTAGGGGTCATCTAGATTGTCCTTGGACAGACCTCTCCCCTTCAGCACTCCTGATCCATGACTTTAGCCTCAGCTTGCACACTCCCACAGACGGGGAGCTCATAACCACTTTCTGGGACAGGCTGGGCAGCACTGATTGTTACAAAGGGCTTCCTTCACAAACCTGTCTCCTTGTAATTTCCACCCACCAGTCAGAGCTATGCCCACAGGGCCTCAGAGAATCCCCAGAGTCCAGAATTTACTCATCAGTGCTCCCAAGATTCGAAGCAGCGCCTGGGGAGTGAGCTGAAGGATGGACAGAAGAGCCAATGGGGGAGGGCTTGCCAAGTGTGGTGGGCTCTGAGGGAGCAGGGCTGGAATAGGGGAGGGGGGCTACTGGCTTTGTGGATCCTGCGAGGAGGAGTCAGCATCAGTCTGATGGCATCTCTCCCCTAACCCTGCCCAGAGCTGTGTCTGGCAGCTTCTGTCCAATGGGGGTCAGGCAGCGGGTGCTCTGGAAACcggcctggagggcagggccaggccagatCTCCCGGAAGGCCCCCCCGCCTGGCCCCTGAACTGGTCCCGCTGGTGTGGAGCCTCAgaagcaggcagggccaggctgagcCGCTGCTCAACAGGCACCACCACTTCCTCTCCGCTCTGCTCCTCACTCCGCccgccccctctcccctctgtctGGCGCCAACACTGTTTTTCCACTGGCTGGCTCGCTCCATCCATCTGGCAGATTCTGCCTCCTTTCTGGAGTTAAACTTTTGTGAAGACACCACCAGCCCCCAGCCTGCTGCTCTCTCCCCAAAGCAGCAAAGCAGGAGGGAGCCTGCTGGGGGATAGGGCCCCGCAGCGGCTGCCCTGGTAGGCTGCCCGCCCCGGAGGCCCACGCCCCGGGAGCTCCGATGTCGATGTCGTCGCGCCACTTGGAGAGCCCAGCCTGGCGGAGGCCAGGGCCACCGGTGCCCGCAGCTGACCCCAGGTAAGGAAGGGGCACAGCAGAGCCATGCCAAGGCTGCACAGAGGGATTGTCCTGGGGAATGAGGCTCCTCGCTGAGGCACCCCACTCCCCAGCCGCCTGTTTCCTGTCCTAACTATTGTTGATGGAGGTCCCACATGGGCTTGGGTGTGACCCATCCTGGGCCTGGGGGCCAGGGGCAGTAGTCTCAGGAGATGGCCTAGTTCCTCCTCTGCCCACGACCCACCCATGTTCAGGCATCTTGTACCCCACTTTGGGCAGTTTATGAACACAGGGGAGCATATTAGGAGACTTGAAgccaagagaaaaggaagaaggtgAGGGGACTGCCTTTAACACATTCATTCCCAGCAATATTACAAACTCCTGTTCCCAGGGAGTTAGACTGGAGCCCCTGGAACCCCCAGGCAGTGAGTTGGGGTGCTCCTCCTGGCAACCCATGTGGCCACCCAGCTCTGCACCAGCCCATCTGGCAGCGTTGGCAGTAACCAGGAGGGGTGGTGATCTAGAAAGGAGGCACAGAAAGAAATATAGGCAGGTCTCTCCAGCTCTGTTTGCTGCCCACCCCAACCCTCCACTCCCCAGCTGTCTCTGGCCAGAGGACTTTTGTTTTTCATCCCCAGGACGGGGAGGACAGGGGGCCACACCCTGGCCTgtgtgggtggggcctgggaaggGAGTTGGGGCTGAACATGGCTGGAGCCCAAGGACATGGCCACTTCCTGGCAGGCTGTCAGCCCCGCTGCTGCCCAGATCAAGGCAGAGCAGGCTTGAGAGAAGATGGTAGGCATGGCCGAGCCTTAACCTTCATCAAGACTTCCTGTTGTTGGTAGGCTCAGCGGCCCGTAGGCCCAAGGACCTGGGTGGAACAGGGCTGCTGGATAGGGAAGGGGTAGTGGGTGGGAAAGGGGAGGTTTGCCAGGGCTCTCGTGAAcaggcacagagcagggtcaGTAGGAGACCAAGAAAATAGAGGGCTCACTTGGCTCGACCCACCCTTGTTCACTTCCCAGGCCTCCTTAGGCCATACTCAAAAGTCCTATCCAGGCACTTCCATATCTGAATAGCCTTGAGCAAGGAACTCTGTTCTCTTTAGGCCCTAGTTTCCTGATCTTTGCAGGAAAGAGAATCATCTCCCCTGCCCCTACCCCCACCACCTCACCTCTGGGAGGCACCTTCAGGACTGGACAGGGTGAGATGGAGAGTTTCACACACAGGACAATTATCAGGCACCGTTTACTCCCTTTCTTTTCCCTGCAGCATCCCTAAGAGGAGAGCAAGGACCAGAATGGTTTATCctcttttcacagatgaggatgCTGAGGTCGAGAAAGGTCGTAAAGTATATTGAGAGCCAGGATCTCCTAAACCAGGCCAGAGCCTGGGGTCTCCAAAATGAAAAGGTTCTTATGAACTCCAGGGATGCTGCGCCAGGCTCACCTGTGATTGGAGACCCCTTTCTCCACCCAACCCACATCACAGGGTCAAATCCAAGTCCCTTATTCACCAGGACCCTCACTCCAGCTTTAATATCCACAGGCTAGAGGCCCCCAGGACACATCCTGTAAATAGTGCTACCCCTTCAGCACATTAGCAGTACCTGGAATCCCAAAGAGAAAGCCAGTCAACATCCCAGATTCCCCAATGCCACAGGGCCAGTCCTAATCCCTACCTCAAGGGAAGCTTGTCATAATGACAAGAACCTGTGTCTGAGGCAGACAGACCTGTgcttgaatctcagctctgccactcacatgaggctggcaagccccccaccCTCAGGAAGCCTCCACCTTCTCTGCGCACACGGGTATGTCACAGCTCAGTGCGGGATCATGAGGATGGGCAGTGAGGGATGTGAGCACCTGACACAGAGTGGGAGCTCAGTGAACAGAGGCTATCATTCCACCCAGGCCCTGGGGCTTCCCCAGTCTCCTTCCTTTCTCACCAGCCTGGCTACACAAGCTCCCCTCAGCTCCTGTTTTCAGAGGCAAACAATGATCAGTCATCTACTGTCCCACAGGGAGCACCAGGCTGGCCACTGCAGGGGTAACATGGCAAGACCATGCCCTGTCTTCAGGTACCCACCAGCCTGCGCACTTCCCTAGTCCCACCAGGAACCATCAGTCCCGGTTGCCTTCGGCCTCCACCCTTGCTGTTGGTCTCCCAGCTGACCTGTCACCATGGCAGCCCTGATCGCTGAGAACTTCCGCTTCCTGTCGCTCTTCTTCAAGAGCAAGGATGTGATGATTTTCAATGGGCTGGTGGCACTGGGCACAGTGGGCAGCCAGGAGCTGTTCACTGTGGTGGCTTTCCACTGCCCTTGCTCACCAGCCCGGAACTACCTGTACGGGCTGACGGCCATCGGTGTGCCTGCCCTGGCGCTCTTCCTCATCGGCGTCATCCTCAACAACCACACCTGGAACCTGGTTGCCGAGTGCCAGTACCGGAGGACAAAGAACTGCTCGGCTGCCCCCAACTTCCTCCTTCTGAGCTCCATCGTGGGTCGCGCAGCTGTGGCCCCTGTCACCTGGTCTGTCATCTCCCTGCTGCGCGGTGAGGCTTATGTCTGTGCTCTCAGCGAGTTCGTGGACCCCTCCTCACTCACAGCAGGGGAAGACAGCCTCCCACAGGCCCATGCCACAGAAATCCTGGCCAGGTTCCCATGTGGGGAGGGCCCTGCCAACCTGTCAGGATTCCGGGAGGAGGTCAGCCGCAGGCTCAAGTACGAGTCCCAGGTAAGGCTGCGCAAAGCAGAGAGCGagcctcttcttccttccctacACAGTGGCTGGTGGGGAGGTCCCGCGATGGCCCCATGTTAACGCTGCAGCTGAGGTCTCTAGGAAAGCACTAGATTGTCAGTGTCAGGTATCAGAGCTGGGTAACTGGGTTAGCACTTGGTGGGGCAAGGGTCAATTCCATCCCAAGTAAgagaattttaaacattaaaggGATGTTCTTCTGGCTTAGACTGAGCCTTGAGCCCAGTCACAGGTTAAGCCCTTTGTTCCAGCCATACTGAGCAGGAACCCCTGACATCTTATGAAACATTTTCTGTCGGCTGTGAACTGATAGTGCAGTGTAGCTGGCTTGGGGGACAAGCATGTTCCTATCCCGGGAAAGGCCCCTGACCAGTACCAAGTCAGCCTCAGGCACTGCTGACATAAGGGGAGTCTTGAAGCAGGAAGGGGTGTCAAGTCAGGTGGCAGCAGTTGCCGCCCTGATCCTAGCCTCAGCCGGGGGTGTAGTTCCAAAGGAGTGGAGTTCTCAAGGAGTTGGtcagggagagagggcaggggcagagaCCTGGGCAGAAGCAGAAAAACAGCTGAAGTCTTAAGAAGAAGCAGGGCGTGAGGGAAGGACAGGAACGAGTACAAGATTACTCTAAAGAAAGGACCCCTCTTAGGTCCATAAGAAGCACACGTAGAGAAGCAGGGCTGGAGATAGTACTGAGGGAGATGGAAGATGGTAGGCAGAGAAACAAAATCTACTTAATGATAGTCAAATGCCCACAGATCTCTGTACAGGCTTAAATGGGGGAATAAAGATAACCTTGACTGTCCCAGCCCTCAGTAAGCCCACAGCCAAGCAAGCACATGGGTGATTTCAAAACAAGGCAGAGTGACGATT includes:
- the CALHM2 gene encoding calcium homeostasis modulator protein 2 is translated as MAALIAENFRFLSLFFKSKDVMIFNGLVALGTVGSQELFTVVAFHCPCSPARNYLYGLTAIGVPALALFLIGVILNNHTWNLVAECQYRRTKNCSAAPNFLLLSSIVGRAAVAPVTWSVISLLRGEAYVCALSEFVDPSSLTAGEDSLPQAHATEILARFPCGEGPANLSGFREEVSRRLKYESQLFGWLLIGVVAILVFLTKCLKHYCSPLSYRQEAYWAQYRANEDQLFQRTAEVHSRVLAANNVRRFFGFVALNKDDEELVAKFPVEGTQPRPQWNAITGVYLYRENQGLPLYSRLHKWAQGLVGNGTAPDNIEMALLSS